The following is a genomic window from Chiloscyllium plagiosum isolate BGI_BamShark_2017 chromosome 27, ASM401019v2, whole genome shotgun sequence.
CAATCAGAGCGCCTTGTTATTGAGGGGCCGCCCACCAGCCAATGGGGCAAGGGAGGCGGGACCACGCAACCCCGACGGCGGTGAGGCTCTCCACCAATCAGAGTGGGGTTAGGGTGGTGATTGGTTGTCAGTCGGTTGTGCTGAGCCAATGAGGGTGTGGAGGTGGAGTCGGAATGAGGTTGTCCCCGCCCCCTTGCCTCCTGcctgcttccctccctccctccgagctccatcctcctcctcctcctcatgcTCCCTCCCCTCCCGCTGCCCCAGCTCTGGGCTCTGCTAAAGCTGCCCAAAGTCGGCGGCAGCTGAGCAGTTTGGAAGTGCGAGTCATGGCCACCACAGCTTCGGCTCACTACATCCCCAGGAATAACTCGCTCCACTCCAACTCGTTGGTGCACCCGGACTCGGACAGGATGCATCCAGGGACAACCTACCGGGAGGTGCAGAAGATGGTGCAGAGTGACTACCTGCACGGCCTGAGCGGCAGCGGGCACCCCATCTCCCACAGCCACCAGTGGCTGTCCTCGGTGACGGACGGCGCGCCCTGGGTCACCGCCTCCCACCTGGGGCAGCCGGATCCCGGCAAGGCCAGCGTGCAGGCGCCGCCGAGGGACGACCTGGGCAACGGGCTGCACCACCGAGCGCACCACATGGTGCACCAGCAGAGCCACGGCAGCCACCCCGGGGCGGCGTGGGGGCCGGCGGCTCCTCCGCCACCGCcaccgccgccgccgccgccgcctccCATCCCCGGGATGCCTCCTTCGTCCAACGGGCACCAGCCGCTCATCTACTCGCAGCCGGGCTTCAGCAGCCTCAACGGCATGCTGAGCCCGGCCACGCCGAGCCTCCACCACGGCCTGACGGACGCTCTCCACGAGGACCCGGGCGGTCACGACGGCCACCCGGAGCACCCCGCGCCGCACCACCCGGAGCACTCGGACGAGGACGCCCCCACCTCGGATGACTTGGAGCACTTTGCAAAGCAGTTCAAACAAAGGCGGATCAAGCTGGGCTTCACCCAGGCGGACGTGGGCTTAGCCCTGGGCACTCTGTACGGCAACGTCTTCTCTCAGACCACCATCTGCAGGTTCGAAGCCCTGCAGCTCAGCTTCAAGAACATGTGCAAACTGAAGCCGCTGCTGAACAAGTGGCTGGAGGAGACCGACTCGACCTCAGGGAGCCCCACCAGCATAGACAAGATCGCCGCGCAGGGACGGAAGAGGAAGAAGCGGACGTCTATAGAGATTGGGGTGAAAGGGGCGTTGGAGAACCACTTCTTAAAGTGCCCCAAGCCCTCCGCTCATGAGATCAGCAGCTTGGCTGACAGCCTGCAGTTGGAAAAAGAGGTGGTCAGAGTTTGGTTTTGTAACAGAAGACAGAAGGAAAAGCGAATGACCCCGGCCGGAATCCCCGGCCACCCAGGTATGGAGGATGTATATTCACAAAGGGACACTCCGCCGCTTCATCACACACTTCAGACCCCTGTCCAATGACTGCTCCACACACTCCACACCCCCACTAAGAAAACAAAAGACTAAGAAAAAGACACAAACTGGATtttacaaagcaaaaaaaaaactgactgaaaAAGGGATCTAGCCAGTGCCGCAGTAATTGTTTTGAGTGAGCACTGGACTGTATTCATACTTaggagagacagaaacaaaaacacatttcatGCATTTGATGTGGCAAATCGAGTGGTTATCTCCCCTACTGTagaacaaagattttttttcgtAGCTTAAAGACACGCATAAGTtgtaagagaaaagaaaataccTGTTCGTGGCTGAATTATTTCAGGGGCATTCTGAAAAGCAGCGGCTTTTCCAAACTGGGTGAGAATGAGTTCAGTTTAAACAGAAAGTGAAATGGTCATCGAAGTGTTCGCCTTCAGCCGCCGCTGTGTTAAATAAGGGAGTCTGGTGGTGGGGGGAAGCTTATGATGTGGTCAAAGAtttcatagtatccctacagtgtgggggacaggcccttcgggccaacaagtccacacagactctccgaagagtagcccacccaaatccctacatttacctctgaatCCATCCCTGGGGCAAtttaatttagtatggccaattcacgtaacctgcaacacctttggattgtgagaggaaatccacgcaaactgtatacagtcacccgagactggaattgaacgcggatcgctggcgctgtgaggtagcagtgctaaccactgagccacccttccGCCCCTTATTTATTGTTCAACCTCAGAGGTATCTTGTGAGTTATTGGCGCTGGCGAGCCTCTTTGcgattttaaataaaattccaaATCCAGAACTGGGGAAATGGTCCTGCATTCCAGATAAATTGTATTGTTTTACAGCTATCACTTAGTGCTCGGACAACAAACTCTGATTTGAACCGTTCTTGGGAAATCTTGCCCTGAACTCAGTTCAATCTGTAAATTGTTGAAAACTAGAGGGAAGTCAGTCCGATTGAAGTTTGGAATCTCTGTACGCGGGGTTCTTTGTCATTATCACATAGACAAGTTGAGATGGGTTTGAGAGATCAAAGGAGCGAACAGCAGTCGACAAAACAAAAATGTACCTTTAAATGTTAGGACCCAGCGGAAACATGCGAGGAAAAATTATTTGAATGGTCCAAAACTGACTTTGCGTTTAGTTTCCCCGATTGGATATCAAAACGACTTAACAACAGTAATGTTAGGGCTTGTTGTTCTTGCTGTGAAAAATGTACTTAAACTGAAGTGATATGACGCATTGTAAATCCATCTCGTCCACCAAGTTTTTTTAAACGCAACAAtattttaactgatttttttttctgtgtttacaAATACGTTAGAATAAcaaacagacttgaggggcaCAGTTAGTGTTATCTGCAGGCTCTCAACTCTCATGGGACGTGAATTAAACCCCCTCCCCCTAAATCTCAGGAATTAAAGAACAGGTTACCACAAAATACCTTCACTCCTGGTCGCGTGTCTATTTTCTGGCCAGATACAGGAGCGATAGATGACTTGAAGTCGTTACCATTGCAAGTAGCAATACACTACTAATTTGCCATTTGATGCATGGGACAAAAATGATGGGGTTATCATTCCAAacaattctgttcttttgttttaatcCGATATATCCGGAATAGTTGAAGATTACTTTTTCATCCACATCTAAGACATTGTATATTTCCTATTAAAATTGAAACACATAGACAAAAATTGCCAAAATAAAGTGTACATTATATGTGTTAGAATGTTTACAATTCATCAAAaggaagtttgaaaaaaaaatcagatttggTGAATTAAACAGTACTTAGGACATAAAGCAGTGGGAAAAAAGTGACGTTTAGTAAATTGGGAAAAAATAATAATTGTCTGCTTTTTTTACTCTACCACTATGTAATATGTAAATATGTTGAATATGTATACATATGTATTTGTTTTTGGAATTTAATGATTTTTCTGGAGATTTTTTTTGTACGCTTA
Proteins encoded in this region:
- the pou3f1 gene encoding POU domain, class 3, transcription factor 1, with translation MATTASAHYIPRNNSLHSNSLVHPDSDRMHPGTTYREVQKMVQSDYLHGLSGSGHPISHSHQWLSSVTDGAPWVTASHLGQPDPGKASVQAPPRDDLGNGLHHRAHHMVHQQSHGSHPGAAWGPAAPPPPPPPPPPPPPIPGMPPSSNGHQPLIYSQPGFSSLNGMLSPATPSLHHGLTDALHEDPGGHDGHPEHPAPHHPEHSDEDAPTSDDLEHFAKQFKQRRIKLGFTQADVGLALGTLYGNVFSQTTICRFEALQLSFKNMCKLKPLLNKWLEETDSTSGSPTSIDKIAAQGRKRKKRTSIEIGVKGALENHFLKCPKPSAHEISSLADSLQLEKEVVRVWFCNRRQKEKRMTPAGIPGHPGMEDVYSQRDTPPLHHTLQTPVQ